The Pontiella agarivorans genome includes a window with the following:
- a CDS encoding sulfatase-like hydrolase/transferase, with amino-acid sequence MKHTIISMLILSAACAEASVIVQWGESGGHNAVVSSSANFVDGSITTNYSGSQPDVYIDSGYYELNTASRSPMFQVSASLSSFDSAQTQNNSGFDRIRLVADVTHMETMFVWDDFLTTDDLVTGFSWYGYAAGESSADLYFLIHKDGAWYAALGSDRVNGAGGVDLPDATAATWYAFTPITNGAAAIGPEVSVDLSGVTAVGCYIVLPSGSGTNIGPYMGYFQVTAVSSIGGPPAFIADSVIKSNAMEGVAYTNSIAGDASDPDGDPMTFYKTGGPAWLNVETNGQITGTPGVFDTGTNTFTVEVSAVGGTDSAILEIVVDGAPAVGSPPAFSNDPIIKPNATRGLGYTNSIALEASDPEGDPMTFSKGSGPAWLSVDPDGTIYGTPAESDEGLNEFTVQVIAAGGADSATLNITVERPPVPWNPHSVMVDFTIDQGYVDGDVNNSSNWVAMGANTVNTHASGYDGGEGVLVFDPDTTYRDAVFNSYALLAEGERITSESVFRFNSTNTGSSATSYILYAHLYSDEWSVDANEVQVRLRRVKTAPDIFSIQTLSRDDSNASQFEYSAEFSGSVLGLSSGIGQSDWLKMTSVLTKGADASSWSLSLRLENLATAFTVVDETLTGIVTASDFYNAGPVYPGLTSGNTDEQLQVATGSREVDTFNSFTDSVPLVGHPPAFTLDPIQKPVATVDTGYTNSIALDAVDPEGDPLTFSKLSGPAWLTVETNGVIWGTPQSPDLGTNRFTVQVSAVGGTDTAALEIEVESVPVVKTGWQEFYENYALSGNKDADFDMDGASDVAEFAFGGNPVNAESRPMEAYLEFDGINAVTFYSVETAHTNPGISYVWEWTDSLTSNVWNTEWASTNFAASTLAGYNEVNRQLDITGMDNLYFRNRLFRRPQPNILMILMDDLGYCDVGFMADIFGEARPLSPSTPNIDSLAGNGIICSQAYVPHPFCGPSRMGLLTGRYPHHFGGSKNHPYETADRPSQAFLDAYPQYEKANEVGMHTNETTIAKVLQWAGYHTGAIGKWHCGVAEEYHPNNRGFDYWYGMLGGGHNYYSDGWMSKTNPAVVNDYQFWLTRNGEEVDPAVDPGPGRHYITDIFSDDAVAFIKNRPADRPFFLYLCYNAPHAPMQGKAEDLIELFGGDGDEDNYTREQNGIAMMHAVDRGVSNIIETLTLQGELDNTLIVFLSDNGGKERDAADNENEADNGPLKGGKGDTYEGGVRSPMFIHYPAEITEPGMYEHPIYPYDLYPTLARLADASVPGGKVLSGKDVWTQILASRDAHNDDAVIWLRHNSGANHVSIRKGRYKANRLNNGGWKLYDIVTDYSESNDIVSGNETILDDMIADGLIWTNDTVDPLWHDTEAGYWNWETNNMPNYDATFSR; translated from the coding sequence GTGAAACATACTATTATATCCATGCTGATTCTGAGCGCAGCCTGCGCGGAAGCATCGGTTATTGTGCAGTGGGGGGAATCCGGAGGGCATAATGCGGTGGTCAGCAGTTCGGCAAACTTTGTCGACGGTTCGATCACCACCAATTATTCCGGCAGTCAGCCGGATGTTTACATCGATTCGGGATATTATGAGCTTAACACCGCATCGCGTTCTCCTATGTTTCAGGTGTCGGCCAGTCTGAGTTCATTCGACAGTGCCCAGACGCAGAACAACAGTGGGTTCGATCGCATCCGACTCGTCGCCGATGTCACTCATATGGAAACCATGTTTGTATGGGATGACTTTTTAACAACGGATGACCTGGTTACCGGTTTCAGCTGGTATGGCTACGCTGCGGGAGAAAGCAGTGCCGATCTTTATTTTCTCATTCATAAAGACGGAGCCTGGTATGCCGCGCTGGGATCAGACCGCGTCAACGGTGCGGGCGGAGTCGATCTGCCTGATGCGACGGCTGCAACCTGGTATGCCTTCACTCCCATCACCAACGGGGCCGCTGCAATCGGTCCGGAGGTATCCGTTGATTTGTCGGGGGTCACCGCTGTCGGGTGCTATATCGTGCTGCCCAGCGGTTCGGGAACGAACATCGGACCGTATATGGGCTATTTTCAGGTCACGGCCGTCAGCAGTATCGGCGGTCCGCCGGCGTTTATTGCAGATTCTGTGATTAAATCAAATGCCATGGAAGGCGTGGCCTATACCAACAGTATTGCAGGGGATGCATCGGATCCCGACGGCGATCCAATGACGTTTTATAAAACCGGGGGTCCGGCCTGGCTGAACGTTGAGACCAATGGTCAGATTACCGGAACGCCGGGGGTATTTGATACCGGAACCAATACCTTTACTGTTGAAGTAAGCGCAGTGGGAGGAACGGACAGTGCCATCCTTGAAATCGTTGTGGACGGAGCTCCGGCAGTGGGCAGCCCGCCGGCATTTTCCAACGATCCGATCATCAAGCCGAATGCAACCCGGGGCTTGGGATATACCAACAGTATTGCCTTGGAAGCCAGCGATCCGGAAGGTGATCCCATGACCTTTTCCAAAGGAAGCGGTCCGGCGTGGCTGTCGGTGGATCCGGATGGCACCATTTACGGCACGCCGGCCGAATCCGATGAGGGGTTGAATGAATTTACGGTTCAGGTCATTGCGGCCGGAGGTGCTGATTCGGCGACATTGAACATCACCGTTGAACGTCCACCGGTGCCGTGGAATCCACACAGCGTGATGGTCGACTTCACGATTGATCAGGGCTATGTGGATGGAGATGTAAACAACAGTTCGAACTGGGTGGCTATGGGGGCGAATACGGTGAATACCCATGCTTCCGGTTATGACGGTGGGGAAGGGGTGCTTGTTTTTGATCCGGATACAACGTACCGCGATGCCGTATTCAATTCCTATGCACTGCTTGCCGAGGGCGAACGTATTACATCGGAATCGGTGTTCCGTTTCAACAGCACGAACACGGGCTCTTCAGCAACAAGCTACATTTTGTATGCCCATCTCTATTCGGATGAATGGTCGGTTGACGCAAATGAGGTTCAGGTGCGGTTGCGGCGCGTGAAAACGGCCCCGGATATATTCAGCATCCAGACGCTTTCTCGCGATGATTCAAATGCATCGCAATTTGAATATTCAGCAGAATTTTCCGGCAGTGTCCTCGGTCTGTCGTCCGGAATCGGTCAGTCGGACTGGCTGAAAATGACATCGGTTTTAACCAAAGGAGCCGATGCTTCGTCCTGGAGCCTTTCGCTCAGGCTGGAAAACCTCGCTACTGCTTTTACGGTGGTTGATGAAACGCTGACCGGTATTGTCACTGCGTCGGATTTTTATAATGCGGGGCCGGTGTATCCCGGTCTCACCTCGGGCAACACGGATGAACAGCTTCAGGTGGCAACCGGCAGCCGCGAAGTGGATACATTCAATTCCTTCACCGATTCCGTTCCGCTCGTAGGGCATCCGCCGGCATTTACGCTGGATCCGATTCAGAAGCCCGTGGCGACCGTGGATACGGGCTATACCAACAGTATTGCATTGGATGCCGTTGATCCGGAAGGGGATCCGCTGACGTTCAGCAAACTGTCCGGCCCCGCGTGGCTGACTGTGGAAACGAACGGGGTGATTTGGGGAACGCCGCAGTCTCCGGATCTGGGGACCAACCGTTTTACTGTTCAGGTGAGTGCCGTGGGCGGAACAGATACGGCCGCACTGGAGATTGAGGTTGAGTCCGTCCCGGTTGTGAAGACCGGGTGGCAGGAATTTTATGAAAACTACGCACTCAGTGGAAATAAAGATGCCGACTTTGATATGGACGGAGCATCCGATGTTGCCGAATTTGCTTTCGGCGGAAATCCCGTAAATGCGGAAAGCCGACCGATGGAAGCCTATCTTGAATTCGACGGGATCAATGCTGTTACGTTCTATTCCGTGGAAACAGCGCATACGAATCCGGGAATTTCCTATGTCTGGGAATGGACCGACAGCCTGACTTCCAATGTCTGGAACACCGAATGGGCATCGACCAATTTTGCCGCGTCGACCTTGGCGGGGTATAACGAGGTCAACCGACAGCTTGATATTACCGGTATGGATAATCTCTATTTCCGAAATCGGCTTTTCCGTCGACCGCAACCGAATATTCTAATGATTCTTATGGATGATCTCGGCTATTGTGATGTCGGGTTTATGGCAGATATTTTCGGGGAGGCGCGACCGTTGAGTCCTTCCACCCCGAATATTGATTCACTGGCAGGAAACGGCATTATCTGCTCACAGGCTTATGTGCCGCATCCGTTTTGTGGCCCGAGTCGTATGGGACTGCTGACCGGACGCTATCCGCATCATTTCGGGGGCTCAAAAAATCATCCCTACGAAACAGCTGATCGGCCGTCGCAGGCTTTTCTTGATGCTTATCCGCAATATGAAAAAGCAAATGAAGTGGGGATGCATACCAATGAAACCACTATTGCCAAGGTGCTGCAGTGGGCGGGGTATCACACCGGTGCCATCGGAAAATGGCATTGCGGAGTGGCCGAAGAATATCATCCGAACAACCGGGGTTTCGACTACTGGTACGGCATGCTCGGCGGCGGGCATAACTATTATTCCGATGGATGGATGTCCAAAACCAATCCGGCCGTCGTCAATGATTACCAGTTCTGGCTGACCCGTAACGGTGAGGAGGTTGATCCGGCTGTGGATCCAGGGCCGGGACGGCATTACATCACGGATATTTTTTCGGATGACGCCGTGGCATTCATTAAAAACCGACCGGCCGACCGGCCGTTTTTCCTCTACCTCTGTTATAACGCACCGCATGCACCGATGCAGGGCAAGGCGGAGGATCTGATTGAATTGTTCGGCGGGGATGGGGATGAAGATAACTATACCCGCGAGCAGAACGGAATCGCCATGATGCATGCGGTCGATCGTGGCGTCAGCAATATCATTGAAACGCTTACGCTGCAGGGAGAGCTCGATAATACCCTGATCGTTTTTCTCAGCGATAACGGCGGAAAAGAACGCGATGCTGCAGATAACGAAAACGAGGCCGATAACGGACCGCTCAAAGGGGGCAAAGGCGATACCTATGAAGGGGGGGTACGCTCGCCGATGTTTATCCATTATCCGGCGGAAATTACAGAGCCCGGAATGTATGAGCATCCGATCTATCCATACGATCTTTATCCCACGCTGGCGCGTCTCGCTGATGCTTCGGTGCCGGGCGGGAAGGTTCTTTCGGGAAAGGATGTCTGGACTCAGATTCTGGCCAGCCGGGATGCGCATAACGATGACGCCGTAATCTGGCTGCGGCACAACAGCGGAGCAAACCATGTTTCGATTCGTAAAGGCCGCTATAAAGCCAACCGGCTGAATAATGGGGGCTGGAAGCTGTATGACATTGTGACGGACTATAGCGAATCCAACGATATCGTCTCCGGAAACGAGACCATACTTGATGATATGATTGCGGATGGATTGATCTGGACTAATGATACTGTGGATCCGCTGTGGCATGATACCGAAGCGGGATATTGGAATTGGGAAACCAATAATATGCCGAATTATGATGCCACCTTCAGCCGCTAA
- a CDS encoding ClpX C4-type zinc finger protein, with translation MNCSFCGRSEDEVDVIVAATEQNVAICDECVEICNQVIAEERAKASE, from the coding sequence ATGAACTGTTCATTCTGCGGAAGATCTGAAGACGAGGTCGATGTGATTGTTGCGGCCACCGAGCAGAATGTGGCGATCTGCGATGAGTGCGTCGAAATCTGCAATCAGGTCATTGCCGAGGAGCGCGCGAAAGCGAGCGAATAG
- a CDS encoding DUF2157 domain-containing protein: protein MRKVSSKNIQWLEKELPILKKADVISAETAGRIKSYYRTQTVSGLHWAVIAFAALGSLLIGSGIILLFAHNWDDLSRPARAVLSFCPLIAGALLSTAALLKSDGPALREAAGIFHSLMVGASIALIGQTYHLPGDAPDFMLTWALLALPLQFLLSSTGAYLIYLGLIGGWSVAAQADLGQAAAYWLLLLPALGKLWGMIKVKRHAPDTLISFYGLLIAVLISTGVVFEKTVPGLWIVAYSALLSGIALAGLKLYGSEEGWSNPPKTVGIIGIALLSYLFTWTYFWDDIGWSYVRHSWNYKPWGQTFDISITLVFILIWLAATFSTIRTRTTETLVPAAFPVLGILCFLFGVSGGTSAATASGLIFNGFMLFFGILYIVLGCRNVRLRQLNGGMAVVSLLLITRFFDHRFSFVARGIIFILLGFSFLAANGVILKRKKQQEAVS, encoded by the coding sequence ATGCGAAAAGTCTCATCAAAAAATATCCAATGGCTGGAAAAGGAACTGCCCATCCTGAAAAAGGCCGATGTAATTTCGGCCGAAACCGCGGGGCGGATCAAATCCTACTACCGGACCCAGACCGTGAGCGGCCTGCACTGGGCGGTCATTGCGTTTGCCGCACTCGGCTCCCTGCTCATCGGGAGCGGCATCATTCTGCTCTTTGCGCACAACTGGGACGATCTGAGCCGCCCCGCCCGCGCCGTACTGTCGTTCTGCCCGCTGATTGCCGGGGCGCTGCTGAGCACGGCCGCCCTGCTGAAAAGCGACGGCCCCGCCCTGCGGGAAGCGGCCGGCATTTTCCACTCGCTCATGGTGGGCGCATCCATTGCCCTCATCGGCCAGACCTATCATCTGCCCGGCGACGCCCCCGACTTCATGCTCACCTGGGCCCTGCTGGCCCTTCCGCTGCAGTTTCTGCTCAGCTCCACCGGGGCCTATCTGATTTACCTGGGGCTCATCGGCGGCTGGTCCGTCGCCGCCCAGGCCGATCTCGGCCAGGCGGCAGCCTATTGGCTGCTGCTGCTTCCGGCCCTTGGAAAACTCTGGGGCATGATCAAGGTCAAACGCCACGCGCCCGACACCCTCATCTCATTCTACGGACTGCTGATTGCGGTACTGATTTCCACCGGCGTGGTTTTTGAAAAGACGGTGCCGGGCCTCTGGATCGTCGCCTACTCGGCGCTGCTCAGCGGCATCGCGCTGGCCGGGCTGAAACTGTACGGCAGCGAAGAGGGCTGGAGCAATCCTCCCAAAACCGTCGGCATCATCGGAATCGCCCTGCTCAGCTATCTGTTCACCTGGACCTATTTCTGGGACGACATCGGATGGAGCTATGTCCGGCACAGCTGGAACTACAAACCGTGGGGCCAAACCTTCGACATATCCATCACGCTGGTCTTTATCCTCATCTGGCTGGCCGCAACTTTCAGCACCATCCGAACCCGCACCACCGAAACCCTCGTGCCCGCCGCATTTCCAGTCCTTGGTATACTCTGCTTCCTGTTCGGTGTTTCCGGCGGAACCTCTGCTGCGACCGCCAGCGGGCTGATCTTTAACGGCTTCATGCTGTTTTTCGGCATCCTCTACATCGTGCTCGGCTGCCGCAACGTCCGGCTGCGTCAGCTCAACGGCGGCATGGCCGTGGTATCGCTCCTGCTGATCACGCGCTTCTTCGACCACCGCTTTTCGTTCGTCGCGCGCGGCATCATCTTCATCCTGCTCGGCTTCAGTTTTCTCGCGGCCAACGGGGTGATACTGAAACGCAAAAAACAACAGGAGGCGGTATCATGA
- a CDS encoding sulfatase-like hydrolase/transferase yields the protein MYLKILVAGLITAAAAMAAPCPNILVILCDDLGYADVGFNGAEDIKTPHLDRLAEAGTICTSAYVAHPFCGPSRMGLMTGRYPHEYGGQFNHPPFQEGLTEYDGLGVPVEETLIAEVLQKAGYFTGAIGKWHLGTADYAHPNVRGFDEFYGFLGGGHMYFPEKYEPAYQRQKKKGIERINEYLHPLEYNGKAVTGKGYLTDELTGEAVRFVTEAAGKQNPFFLYLAYNAPHAPMEATPEDLAVFSDIENPKRRTYAAMVYAVDRGIARIVETLKKNGQLEDTLIIFLSDNGGKPSQGASNKPLRGRKGDTWEGGFRVPMMWYWPGKIPAGTVDFPVSSLDFYPTFAALAGGQIPPGKKLDGKNIFQALETRENPRKGEMIYAARHRSSYTDIAARRDEWKITKYGNQPWRLYKITEDPGEENDLAQQYPERVKEMVRTAKKWSTTHAEPLFFHAAGQRDSWAKFTMPNFDRDFVPAIGAPALAPPAHITDQPGRGSGIKLKKGDSTLEQYIAREKIKWASKGWKWDQDAVIDTFRQIDTNGDGIISGVEKKIYWSKEE from the coding sequence ATGTACCTGAAGATACTCGTTGCCGGCCTGATTACAGCCGCGGCAGCAATGGCTGCACCGTGCCCGAATATTCTAGTGATTCTCTGCGATGACCTGGGTTATGCCGATGTGGGATTCAATGGAGCCGAAGACATCAAAACGCCGCATTTGGACCGGTTGGCTGAAGCCGGTACCATCTGCACATCGGCCTATGTGGCTCATCCGTTCTGCGGGCCGAGCCGTATGGGACTGATGACCGGACGGTATCCGCATGAATATGGCGGACAGTTTAATCATCCGCCGTTTCAGGAGGGGCTGACGGAATATGACGGTCTCGGTGTTCCTGTGGAGGAAACACTGATTGCTGAAGTGCTTCAAAAGGCGGGCTATTTTACCGGAGCAATTGGCAAATGGCATCTGGGTACGGCGGATTATGCGCATCCGAATGTTCGTGGTTTTGATGAGTTCTATGGATTTCTCGGTGGCGGTCATATGTACTTTCCCGAAAAATATGAGCCGGCATATCAGCGCCAGAAAAAGAAAGGCATTGAGCGGATTAATGAATATCTCCATCCGTTGGAATACAACGGAAAAGCGGTAACGGGCAAGGGATATCTTACCGATGAACTGACCGGCGAAGCCGTTCGGTTTGTCACTGAAGCCGCCGGCAAACAAAATCCGTTTTTTCTCTATCTGGCCTACAACGCACCGCATGCGCCTATGGAGGCCACGCCGGAGGATCTCGCCGTTTTTTCGGATATTGAAAACCCGAAACGCCGGACTTATGCCGCCATGGTGTATGCCGTCGATCGCGGCATTGCGCGGATAGTGGAAACGCTGAAAAAGAACGGGCAGCTTGAAGATACATTAATTATCTTTCTGAGTGATAACGGCGGAAAACCATCGCAAGGCGCATCAAACAAACCGTTGCGCGGGCGTAAAGGCGATACATGGGAGGGGGGATTCCGGGTGCCGATGATGTGGTATTGGCCCGGAAAAATTCCGGCCGGAACAGTGGATTTCCCCGTTTCATCGCTCGATTTTTACCCCACCTTTGCAGCACTGGCCGGAGGGCAGATTCCTCCGGGAAAGAAGCTCGATGGAAAAAACATTTTCCAGGCCTTGGAAACCCGTGAAAACCCGAGAAAAGGGGAAATGATTTATGCGGCACGGCACCGCAGTTCCTATACCGATATTGCTGCACGCCGCGATGAATGGAAGATTACAAAATACGGCAACCAGCCATGGCGTCTTTATAAAATTACCGAAGATCCGGGGGAAGAGAACGACTTGGCACAACAGTATCCGGAACGGGTGAAGGAGATGGTCAGGACTGCGAAAAAATGGAGCACCACTCATGCCGAACCGCTCTTTTTTCATGCGGCCGGTCAGCGCGATTCCTGGGCGAAGTTTACTATGCCGAATTTTGATCGCGATTTCGTTCCCGCCATCGGTGCGCCGGCGTTGGCCCCTCCTGCCCATATTACGGATCAACCCGGCAGGGGTTCCGGAATAAAACTGAAAAAGGGCGATTCAACACTGGAGCAGTATATTGCCCGTGAAAAAATAAAATGGGCCTCCAAAGGCTGGAAGTGGGACCAGGATGCGGTGATCGATACATTCCGGCAAATCGACACGAATGGGGACGGCATCATCAGCGGGGTTGAAAAGAAGATCTATTGGTCAAAAGAAGAATAA
- a CDS encoding GDYXXLXY domain-containing protein, with amino-acid sequence MKKIYLLVLLLTVFIQLAVPVRMILNREKVLRDGERFSFKTRPIDPADPFQGRFVRLQIQDDYCTVPQEKAADFRGKQRIYAAIEVDEDGYARFTEGLQEIPESSAYLKTRTRGGYTAVRDSETCKVGLQLPFNRFYMEEDKAPRAERIAADASRRGDCWVDVRILNGRAVIEDVYVEGESIRSLSRAPRQ; translated from the coding sequence ATGAAGAAAATCTATCTCCTCGTCCTGCTGCTCACCGTGTTCATTCAGCTGGCTGTGCCGGTCCGCATGATACTCAACCGCGAAAAAGTGCTGCGCGACGGCGAGCGATTCAGCTTTAAAACCCGGCCGATCGATCCGGCCGATCCGTTCCAGGGGCGCTTTGTCCGGTTGCAGATCCAGGATGACTACTGCACGGTCCCGCAAGAAAAAGCGGCGGACTTCCGCGGAAAGCAGCGGATTTATGCCGCCATTGAGGTGGATGAGGACGGCTATGCCCGGTTCACCGAAGGCTTGCAGGAAATCCCTGAATCCTCCGCCTACCTGAAAACCCGGACGCGCGGCGGATACACCGCGGTCCGCGACTCAGAAACCTGCAAGGTTGGGCTGCAGCTTCCCTTCAACCGGTTTTATATGGAGGAGGACAAAGCCCCGCGGGCGGAAAGAATCGCTGCGGACGCTTCGCGCCGGGGCGACTGCTGGGTGGATGTGCGGATTCTCAACGGCCGGGCCGTGATCGAAGACGTCTATGTGGAGGGCGAATCTATTCGCTCGCTTTCGCGCGCTCCTCGGCAATGA